The following are from one region of the Tachysurus fulvidraco isolate hzauxx_2018 chromosome 15, HZAU_PFXX_2.0, whole genome shotgun sequence genome:
- the LOC113638099 gene encoding retinoic acid-induced protein 1 isoform X3 — translation MHQPPPPLLESLRSPLAEAMQSFRERGGFQGNQRCYQQEPHELSRLENYRHHSQTAQGYEVHSLSAAGMPTAGTSSKDCYGQQPYPSYGSSSGQSKKPYRGGKAPSQQLQAGYSSHINSGYSSQYMSEGHLQQKWDESGQISQYEQDIVGHLEPGASGSSQYLEQNMLAISHSQCHLPSQPSAPVYTSPHQQGHPPNPTASPIMYSQSHIHFPQHSQPPSSTSSSYMEKCNPIPHGYKSGWPPNAQYSRQMGNHTSLKQSGYRPQNNYGYQQPPSRAGFEQASLQGMSGTPESLQKFPHYNQPQQNYCITDISVRSPEQYYQNCSPSSSHSPARSVGRSPSYSSTPSPLMPNPDTFQYGQPINPSSSSVNLQDPNMLMPPHTHPSPSVNHQSQSYSSSMKERFSEKLFSNPSLWSLNALTSQVENISNNVQQLLLSEALMANKKGNKRNQPKKGEEYRGHLKAVEDSSCPDSQHTPLPSDSYSAPRSMPSDLLEVGYSSSTEDQMERNYYYFGQGKGPTNASAQSQLSLDTVSTCSMNSTDDMSVRSGDSDRSIQSAASEDNLSCETRVQKVPFGEEQHSSLRTIRNERSPISITAPSPMKQESNSPIGIKQCENTPKENFEESAWTERINDEKETGKMKLPKELKCKGEVFEATDKRQEWLEEEKCPSFFHKLNKEVSNESYSYETEDNIYQKLKNKYEIEEEDFVGKFCDTTSKGNENSEIKSEMFKSESQNNGDDPITESPAISNDLPEPSLYLPRKEESPETPHFTSECEFSEERLLTSERQNDIFDEQQSALSYSVTEEREKGSLASSEDVINNKAKLEESSTEACNNQGDTTSGPLCVVNTEIAETPAQDIGHRSSERTSVTCDIAHQSHPVRSGFSALNEKTTQNQVRDHIDHSDAKVLEPDSPQLPGKSIISSAPSWADTPPSPQKGDEDVEPGISCPSATKPEPMSPSSHPRLLGRKHARGRRRLIHSNAGMRNVERDGASPSPQKPSMLSINSAIFSDQMEAVQLDIISQTPKLLTEGIPSRMCTRSLGSQNTPKVCSQERRKPGPKSSSKPGPKPGPKPGTKPGLKPSSKPVFKPGPKQGLKPATKPGPKQSPKPGAKPSLRPGPKPNSKTGPKPGAVPSAKPSQKHGLKPAAIPVLKPGPKPGLKPIEGVIPKGPGRPKGLTSRIKSIKYENNIDAITEHIEDTSCMSESPEQQEHTAVSLETVVGTTLHTSIDSTIGSTLDTALDASFVNSVAKDQKSMVLRSRKQTREQLTDVKEKERETSTEARAIKPTELHIQNVSAAQPCENLTSALKSPSPEDIRTDSLSQLNEQIVSVSIKRKSSLQAPDSVKKKKGLKVSQTKTQEPQSHELVVEAQGSKGRRKRGHKLEPSVCRTLTKDNLPLEDINDTPCVPPQCPTKTKYLPPRKGRGLKYEAMVQKITSPASKKQPLNIQPDVVIEELAPKPSQELQVTEKRKAVNITMMTTEKGESTVSIDEIPDTVCIQTPRKKRRKWATVESTDTPDIALETGSLIINTPRLAKQRAIKNNHEMHLKQRKKRRKGTELAKNVPIVETHEQTDVFISPPASPLSSPPTSLFSNTEEKTQGEQLSIEIGSTVIKSKRGRRPSLKKKQEDFSQHIGNEERQKVKKKPGPKKKIQQNNNSTLKVTVKGLKAKVKFKKECVPIVKGILTDCIKTNDSKHSFKPYVHIDRSKKLASLCTIINKPEEEHLLVQIRKKNLEKNKTIPNSSAMLQGPLVNRSLTDRCLICCLCGKPSNYRELGDLCGPYYPENTIPRKTLSLTYHEDFRQNRDREQDKVAMCTSEQINDMKREGEKDLLQEGTSEGDCRQVTRERRAQLKSRLGLQARFKRLQLLQGRAGGGDPPAGEEGSYSVLQRLQLEAEVNEHWAHESCTVWTSGVILIAGKLYGLKEAAQESTLTKCSKCQTEGASISCSWKSCIHKYHYVCAKETGCIFDEENFLIKCPKHQAM, via the exons ATGCatcaacccccacccccactccTTGAATCTCTGAG GAGCCCCCTAGCTGAAGCCATGCAGTCCTTCAGAGAGCGGGGTGGTTTCCAGGGCAACCAGCGCTGCTACCAGCAGGAACCCCATGAATTATCTCGCCTTGAGAATTACCGACATCATAGCCAGACCGCACAAGGCTATGAGGTGCACTCTCTTTCTGCTGCAGGAATGCCAACAGCAGGAACAAGCTCTAAGGACTGTTATGGGCAGCAACCCTACCCCAGCTATGGCAGCAGTTCAGGTCAGAGCAAGAAACCATACAGAGGAGGAAAAGCTCCAAGCCAGCAGCTGCAGGCTGGTTACAGTAGCCACATAAATTCTGGATACTCGTCCCAGTACATGAGTGAGGGACACTTGCAGCAAAAGTGGGATGAATCTGGTCAAATATCTCAGTATGAACAGGATATTGTGGGTCATCTTGAGCCTGGGGCAAGTGGCTCATCCCAGTACCTTGAGCAGAACATGCTAGCTATTTCTCATAGCCAGTGCCATCTCCCCTCCCAACCGTCTGCTCCCGTCTATACAAGCCCCCATCAGCAAGGTCATCCTCCCAATCCTACTGCATCTCCGATAATGTACTCACAGAGCCACATCCATTTCCCTCAACACTCCCAACCACCTTCTTCCACCTCATCGTCTTACATGGAGAAATGCAATCCGATTCCACATGGCTACAAAAGTGGATGGCCACCTAATGCTCAGTATTCAAGGCAGATGGGTAATCACACTAGTCTGAAGCAGAGTGGCTATCGGCCACAGAATAATTATGGCTATCAACAACCTCCTTCAAGAGCTGGATTTGAACAGGCTTCCTTGCAGGGAATGTCAGGTACACCAGAGAGTCTTCAAAAATTTCCACATTATAACCAGCCCCAACAAAACTACTGTATAACAGATATTTCTGTGAGGTCACCTGAACAGTATTACCAGAACTGCAGTCCGAGCTCCAGCCACTCACCTGCAAGGTCTGTGGGCAGGTCACCTTCATATAGCTCCACACCATCTCCCTTAATGCCCAATCCTGACACATTCCAGTATGGCCAACCAATTAacccttcctcttcttctgtgAATTTGCAAGATCCAAACATGTTAATgccaccacacacccacccatccCCAAGTGTTAATCACCAGTCTCAGAGCTACTCAAGCTCTATGAAGGAACGTTTTTCTGAGAAGCTTTTTTCTAACCCGAGCTTGTGGAGCCTCAATGCTCTGACATCTCAGGTAGAGAACATTTCCAACAATGTCCAGCAGTTATTGCTCTCAGAAGCTCTTATGGCcaacaaaaaaggtaacaaGCGAAACCAGCCAAAAAAGGGAGAGGAATACAGAGGCCATTTAAAGGCAGTGGAGGACTCTTCATGTCCTGATAGCCAACATACTCCTCTTCCCAGCGACTCTTATAGCGCCCCAAGATCTATGCCATCTGATCTTCTAGAAGTAGGATACTCTAGCAGCACTGAAGATCAGATGGAACGTAACTACTACTACTTTGGTCAGGGCAAAGGTCCAACAAATGCTTCAGCACAGTCTCAACTGAGTCTGGACACAGTTTCTACCTGCTCCATGAACTCAACAGATGATATGTCTGTCAGGTCGGGTGACTCAGATCGGAGTATACAGAGTGCAGCCTCTGAAGATAATCTTAGCTGTGAGACTAGGGTACAGAAAGTGCCATTTGGAGAAGAGCAGCACAGTTCTCTCAGAACCATTAGAAACGAAAGGTCTCCTATTAGCATAACAGCCCCAAGCCCTATGAAGCAGGAGAGTAATTCTCCAATAGGCATAAAGCAGTGTGAAAATACTCCGAAGGAGAATTTTGAGGAATCTGCCTGGACTGAGAGGATAAATGATGAAAAAGAAACTGGGAAAATGAAACTGCCCAAAGAACTTAAGTGCAAAGGAGAAGTTTTTGAGGCTACTGATAAACGACAGGAGTGGTTAGAGGAGGAGAAGTGCCCCTCCTTTTTTCATAAGTTAAATAAAGAAGTGTCAAATGAAAGCTATTCTTATGAAACAGAAGATAACATCTATcaaaaacttaaaaacaaatatgaaataGAGGAAGAAGACTTTGTTGGGAAATTTTGTGACACCACTAGCAAAGGAAATGAAAATTCAGAAATTAAATCTGAAATGTTCAAATCAGAATCACAGAACAATGGTGACGATCCTATAACAGAATCACCAGCCATTTCAAATGATCTACCTGAGCCTAGTTTATATTTGCCAAGGAAAGAGGAAAGCCCAGAGACACCTCATTTCACCTCTGAGTGTGAATTTTCAGAGGAAAGACTGTTAACTTCTGAGAGACAGAATGATATCTTTGATGAGCAACAATCTGCTCTATCATATTCGGTCactgaagaaagagagaaaggaagtcTGGCATCCAGTGAAGATGTGattaataataaagcaaaactAGAAGAGTCCTCTACTGAGGCCTGTAATAATCAAGGGGACACAACAAGTGGACCACTTTGTGTGGTCAACACTGAAATAGCCGAGACCCCTGCCCAAGACATAGGTCACCGAAGCAGTGAAAGGACATCAGTCACATGTGACATTGCACATCAGTCTCACCCTGTCAGGAGTGGATTCTCAGCTCTCAATGAGAAAACAACACAGAATCAGGTGAGGGATCACATTGATCACAGTGATGCAAAGGTGCTGGAGCCTGACTCCCCTCAGTTGCCAGGCAAGTCAATAATATCTTCTGCACCATCTTGGGCTGATACTCCACCCTCTCCACAGAAAGGTGATGAGGATGTAGAACCAGGTATAAGCTGTCCCAGTGCAACAAAACCAGAGCCCATGTCTCCTTCTTCACATCCAAGACTATTGGGCAGAAAGCATGCACGAGGTAGGAGAAGATTAATTCATTCAAATGCAGGGATGAGGAATGTAGAGAGGGATGGGGCTTCACCATCTCCTCAAAAGCCCAGCATGCTCTCAATTAACAGTGCCATCTTCTCTGATCAGATGGAGGCTGTTCAGCTGGACATTATCAGTCAAACACCAAAACTTCTAACGGAAGGCATACCATCCCGTATGTGTACTCGCTCTTTAGGGTCACAAAATACCCCAAAGGTGTGTTCTCAAGAGAGAAGAAAACCAGGTCCAAAGTCCAGTTCAAAACCTGGTCCAAAACCAGGACCAAAACCTGGCACAAAGCCTGGCCTAAAACCTAGTTCAAAGCCTGTTTTTAAACCAGGTCCAAAACAAGGCCTAAAACCTGCAACAAAACCAGGCCCAAAGCAGAGTCCCAAACCTGGTGCAAAGCCGTCTTTGAGGCCTGGTCCAAAACCGAACTCAAAAACTGGTCCAAAACCAGGGGCTGTGCCAAGTGCAAAACCAAGTCAAAAGCATGGTTTAAAGCCTGCTGCTATACCTGTTCTGAAACCTGGTCCAAAACCTGGTTTAAAGCCTATAGAAGGAGTAATCCCTAAGGGCCCTGGTCGGCCAAAAGGACTCACCTCCAGGATCAAAtcaattaaatatgaaaataatatagATGCTATCACAGAACATATCGAAGATACCAGCTGCATGAGTGAAAGTCCTGAACAACAAGAACACACTGCAGTCAGTCTGGAAACTGTTGTTGGTACTACTTTGCACACTTCAATTGACAGCACAATAGGTTCCACTTTGGACACTGCTTTGGATGCTTCTTTTGTAAATTCTGTAGCAAAAGATCAAAAGTCCATGGTATTAAGATCTCGGAAACAAACACGCGAACAGTTAACAGATGtcaaggagaaagagagagagacatcaacTGAGGCAAGAGCAATAAAGCCCACTGAGTTACATATACAGAACGTGTCTGCTGCTCAGCCCTGTGAGAACCTAACATCAGCGTTAAAATCGCCCAGCCCTGAGGATATCCGCACAGATTCACTTAGTCAACTCAATGAGCAAATTGTGTCAGTTTCAATCAAGAGAAAATCTAGTTTACAAGCCCCAGACTCAgtcaagaaaaagaaaggcCTGAAAGTAagtcaaacaaaaacacaggaacCGCAGTCACATGAGTTAGTAGTAGAAGCCCAAGGTTCAAAGGGAAGACGAAAACGAGGCCATAAATTAGAACCATCTGTTTGCAGAACCTTGACCAAAGATAACCTTCCCTTAGAAGATATCAACGACACACCTTGTGTGCCTCCTCAGTGTCCTACTAAAACAAAATATCTGCCTCCTAGGAAAGGCAGAGGACTTAAATATGAAGCAATGGTTCAGAAAATCACATCCCCAGCATCCAAAAAACAGCCTCTAAATATCCAACCAGATGTTGTGATAGAAGAATTAGCACCAAAGCCATCACAAGAACTGCAGgtaacagaaaaaagaaaggcagTAAACATTACAATGATGACAACAGAAAAGGGTGAGAGTACAGTAAGCATTGATGAGATTCCAGACACAGTTTGTATCCAAACTCCTCGAAAGAAGCGCAGAAAGTGGGCCACAGTGGAGAGCACTGACACACCAGATATAGCACTGGAGACCGGGAGTCTCATTATCAACACACCAAGGCTAGCCAAACAGAGAGCCATTAAAAATAACCATGAGATGCATCTGAAGCAACGGAAAAAGAGACGAAAAGGCACCGAGCTTGCAAAGAATGTGCCAATTGTGGAAACACATGAacagactgatgtattcatctCTCCTCCAGCATCTCCACTGTCGTCACCTCCAACTTCTCTTTTTTCAAACACAGAAGAGAAGACACAGGGTGAACAGCTTTCAATAGAAATAGGCTCAACGGTAATTAAATCGAAAAGAGGCAGGCGGCCATCacttaaaaagaaacaagaagacTTCAGTCAGCATATAGGAAATGAAGAACGTCAAAAGGTCAAAAAAAAGCCTGggccaaaaaaaaagatccaacAGAATAACAACAGTACCCTCAAGGTCACTGTGAAGGGACTCAAGGCCAAGGTAAAATTCAAAAAAGAGTGTGTTCCTATTGTAAAAGGGATATTGACagattgtataaaaacaaatgacagCAAGCATTCTTTTAAACCATACGTACATATCGACAGGTCCAAAAAGCTCGCTTCCCTTTGCACAATCATAAACAAACCGGAGGAAGAACATCTGCTCGTCCAGATAAGAAAAAAGAActtagaaaaaaacaagacaatacCAAACTCATCAGCGATGCTTCAGGGCCCCTTAGTTAACAGAAGCCTAACTGACAGGTGTCTAATATGCTGCTTGTGTGGAAAGCCATCAAATTACAGAGAGCTTGGGGATTTGTGTGGCCCATACTACCCTGAGAATACTATACCACGGAAAACACTGTCTTTAACATACCACGAAGACTTCAggcaaaacagagacagagagcaagacaaGGTGGCCATGTGCACTTCTGAGCAAATCAATGACatgaagagagagggggaaaaagacTTACTTCAAGAGGGGACAAGTGAAGGAGATTGCAGGCAGGTGACGAGGGAAAGAAGGGCACAACTTAAAAGTCGTCTCGGCTTGCAGGCAAGGTTTAAAAGACTCCAGCTGTTGCAAGGGAGAGCTGGGGGAGGAGATCCCCCTGCTGGTGAGGAGGGCTCTTACTCTGTTCTGCAGAGGTTACAGCTGGAGGCTGAGGTTAATGAGCACTGGGCACATGAGTCCTGCACTGTCTGGACCAGTGGTGTGATTCTAATCGCAGGCAAACTTTACGGACTGAAGGAAGCTGCACAGGAATCTACGCTCACA AAATGCTCTAAGTGCCAGACTGAAGGAGCCTCCATCAGCTGTAGCTGGAAGAGCTGTATTCATAAATACCACTATGTCTGCGCCAAAGAGACAG gcTGCATATTCGATGAAGAAAATTTCTTGATAAAATGTCCAAAACACCAG